A window from Aeromonas rivipollensis encodes these proteins:
- the trxA gene encoding thioredoxin TrxA, protein MSDKIVQLSDASFEADVIKADSPVLVDFWAEWCGPCKMIAPILNEVAQEYAGRVTVAKLNIDHNADTPPKYGIRGIPTLLLFKNGEVAATKVGALSKTQLKEFLDGNL, encoded by the coding sequence ATGAGTGACAAGATTGTTCAGCTGAGCGATGCCAGCTTCGAGGCCGATGTAATCAAAGCCGACAGCCCCGTTCTGGTCGATTTCTGGGCTGAATGGTGCGGTCCGTGCAAGATGATTGCCCCGATCCTGAACGAAGTCGCCCAAGAATATGCCGGTCGCGTGACAGTGGCGAAATTGAACATCGATCATAACGCCGACACTCCGCCCAAATACGGCATTCGCGGTATCCCGACCCTGCTGCTGTTCAAGAATGGCGAAGTGGCAGCGACCAAGGTCGGCGCCCTGTCCAAGACGCAGCTGAAAGAGTTCCTGGACGGTAACCTGTAA